A stretch of Acidovorax sp. RAC01 DNA encodes these proteins:
- a CDS encoding alpha-ketoglutarate-dependent dioxygenase AlkB, with product MEQQTTLFGNEPVAASIPGLVYQPEFLSAGEEQHVLQIVQSLPLHAGRYKQYLARRRVASFGGSYDFDAQRLKPAQALDPRLHPLRDRVAAWLGVPPQALAHALVAEYAPGTPLGWHRDVPDFETIVGISLGGHARLRFRPYPDMPATRRGVQLEVAPRSLYQMAGAARWDWQHSVAPTLEPRWSITFRTRRR from the coding sequence ATGGAACAACAGACCACGCTGTTCGGCAACGAACCCGTGGCAGCCTCCATCCCGGGGCTGGTGTATCAGCCCGAATTTCTGAGTGCTGGCGAAGAACAGCATGTGTTGCAGATCGTCCAGTCGCTGCCACTGCATGCCGGCCGCTACAAACAGTACCTGGCGCGCAGGCGCGTGGCGAGTTTTGGCGGCTCGTACGACTTTGACGCCCAGCGCCTGAAGCCTGCACAGGCGCTGGACCCTCGCCTGCACCCGCTGCGCGACCGCGTGGCCGCCTGGTTGGGCGTGCCGCCGCAGGCGCTGGCGCATGCCCTGGTGGCGGAATACGCACCGGGCACGCCCCTGGGCTGGCACCGGGACGTGCCCGACTTTGAAACCATCGTCGGCATCTCGCTGGGCGGACATGCACGATTGCGGTTTCGGCCCTATCCCGACATGCCCGCTACCCGCCGGGGCGTGCAGCTGGAAGTGGCCCCGCGGTCCCTGTACCAGATGGCCGGCGCAGCGCGATGGGACTGGCAGCACAGCGTGGCGCCCACGCTAGAGCCGCGCTGGTCCATTACCTTCCGCACCCGACGGCGCTAG
- a CDS encoding IS5 family transposase — MKQSSLGLSNTTKRTRKREFLDSMELVVPWAELVSLIEPYAPECGRRGQQPFSVQILLRIHFMQQWFKLSDPAMEEALHDVPAFRDFAGLSHWDEHIPSESSILRFRHLLERHKLAEQILATVNALLQAKGLQLKAGTVVDATLIAAPSSTKNQKGERDPEMHQSKKGNQWYFGMKAHIGVDADSGLVHSVRGTSGNVNDVVEANSLLHGQETDAFGDAGYQGVDRRPDANKNVRWHVAMRPGLRRALDKGNPVGVLIDQLERTKASIRARVEHPFRVIKQQFGYVKVRYRGLKKNTAQIVTLFALSNLWMARHKLLACRGQVRLQGA, encoded by the coding sequence ATGAAGCAAAGCAGCCTGGGACTGAGCAACACCACCAAGCGCACGCGCAAGCGTGAATTCCTTGACTCCATGGAACTGGTGGTGCCCTGGGCTGAACTGGTCTCGCTGATAGAGCCCTACGCACCCGAGTGCGGACGCCGGGGCCAGCAGCCTTTTTCGGTGCAGATCCTGCTGCGCATCCATTTCATGCAGCAGTGGTTCAAGCTCAGCGACCCAGCCATGGAAGAAGCACTGCACGACGTGCCTGCCTTTCGGGACTTTGCCGGCCTGTCTCACTGGGATGAACACATCCCCAGTGAATCGAGCATCTTGCGTTTCAGGCATCTGCTGGAGCGCCACAAGCTGGCCGAACAAATACTCGCTACCGTCAATGCGCTGCTGCAGGCCAAAGGGCTGCAACTCAAAGCGGGCACGGTGGTGGATGCCACGCTCATTGCCGCACCCAGCTCCACCAAGAATCAAAAGGGCGAGCGCGACCCCGAGATGCACCAAAGCAAGAAGGGCAACCAGTGGTACTTCGGCATGAAGGCCCACATTGGCGTAGATGCGGACTCAGGCCTGGTGCACAGCGTTCGAGGCACCAGCGGCAATGTGAACGACGTGGTTGAAGCAAACAGTCTGCTGCATGGGCAAGAAACTGATGCCTTTGGTGACGCGGGCTACCAAGGGGTGGACAGGCGGCCCGATGCCAACAAGAACGTGCGATGGCATGTGGCCATGCGCCCTGGGTTGCGCCGGGCTCTGGACAAGGGCAACCCTGTGGGGGTGCTGATCGATCAACTTGAACGCACCAAGGCCAGCATCCGGGCCAGGGTGGAGCACCCGTTCCGAGTGATCAAGCAGCAGTTTGGATATGTGAAGGTGCGCTACCGTGGGCTCAAGAAGAACACGGCGCAGATCGTCACGCTATTTGCGCTGTCAAATCTGTGGATGGCAAGGCACAAACTGCTGGCCTGTCGGGGACAGGTGCGTCTGCAAGGGGCTTAG
- a CDS encoding MgtC/SapB family protein, translating to MQGSEDFSATLAVLASALGCGLLMGIERERRKGHGPGRGPAGIRTFTLTSLMGGIAAVLGSPALIAVGGVFVAALGLLSAWRDKLDPGMTTEIALLLAYLIGVMCATSQPLAAALAVTATVLMAARDSLHRFSRHWLQPGEARDGLMLAALALLVVPLVPDRPLWGTALNPQVVARLLLVLLLIQSVAHVARRLMQARHALGLAALASGFVSSTATIATLGLQARNTPAQARLQAGAGVLSCAATMVQLLVVAATVQPAWLQAMAAPATAATVVALAWGAWLMRPAAATPASLHDTAAPNGDDARTTAARVPPAPLPATDQQGLASSASPPVADSRMFNLRDAAVVALLLTAVQIAVHGLKLAFGDAGLFAGALLAALADLHAATAAVMLQGTPADPGHTAVAPALVAAVLVHAASKSVVATVSGGWRFARYAVPGIWVHSLVFAGWLLVR from the coding sequence TTGCAAGGCAGCGAAGACTTCTCGGCCACGCTGGCAGTGCTGGCCAGCGCACTGGGCTGCGGTCTGCTGATGGGCATTGAGCGCGAACGCCGCAAGGGCCATGGGCCGGGCCGTGGGCCGGCTGGCATCCGCACCTTCACGCTCACCAGCCTCATGGGCGGTATCGCCGCGGTGCTGGGTTCACCGGCGCTGATTGCAGTGGGTGGCGTTTTTGTGGCGGCACTGGGCCTGCTCAGCGCGTGGCGCGACAAGCTCGACCCCGGCATGACGACCGAAATCGCTCTGTTGCTGGCGTACCTGATTGGCGTGATGTGCGCCACCAGCCAGCCCCTGGCCGCAGCCCTGGCTGTCACGGCCACGGTGCTGATGGCCGCACGCGACTCGCTGCACCGTTTCTCCCGCCACTGGCTGCAGCCCGGCGAAGCCCGTGACGGCCTCATGCTGGCTGCACTGGCCCTGCTGGTGGTGCCGCTGGTACCTGACCGCCCCTTGTGGGGCACTGCGCTCAACCCGCAGGTCGTGGCCCGGTTGCTGCTGGTACTGTTGCTCATCCAGTCGGTCGCCCATGTGGCGCGCCGCCTGATGCAGGCCAGGCATGCGCTGGGCCTGGCTGCTCTGGCGTCGGGCTTCGTGTCCAGCACCGCCACCATCGCCACCTTGGGCCTGCAGGCGCGCAACACCCCAGCACAGGCGCGGCTGCAGGCAGGCGCAGGTGTGCTCTCTTGTGCGGCCACCATGGTGCAGCTGCTGGTGGTGGCCGCCACCGTGCAGCCCGCATGGCTGCAGGCAATGGCCGCCCCGGCCACAGCGGCAACGGTCGTCGCCCTGGCATGGGGAGCCTGGCTCATGCGGCCCGCAGCGGCGACCCCAGCATCCTTGCACGACACGGCCGCACCCAATGGCGACGATGCCCGGACCACTGCGGCACGGGTGCCTCCCGCCCCATTGCCCGCAACCGACCAACAGGGGCTTGCCTCCTCCGCATCACCCCCCGTGGCCGATTCGCGCATGTTCAATCTGCGCGACGCCGCCGTGGTGGCCCTGCTGCTCACGGCCGTGCAGATCGCGGTCCACGGGCTCAAGTTGGCGTTTGGTGATGCAGGCCTCTTTGCAGGCGCCTTGCTGGCTGCGCTGGCAGACCTGCACGCCGCCACCGCCGCCGTCATGCTGCAGGGCACTCCCGCGGATCCGGGCCATACCGCCGTGGCACCGGCGCTGGTGGCCGCCGTGCTGGTGCATGCAGCCAGCAAAAGCGTGGTGGCCACAGTCAGCGGTGGCTGGCGTTTTGCGCGCTACGCGGTGCCCGGCATCTGGGTACATTCGCTGGTGTTTGCCGGATGGCTGCTGGTACGCTGA
- a CDS encoding DUF6671 family protein, with amino-acid sequence MHPARYQNQKIAFLTQHGKQTVIAAALEPALGCTIEHVTGYDTDLLGTFTRELSRPGTQLDAARRKARKGMELSGLPLGLASEGSFGPDPFTGMFPWNVEMLVLIDDVLGIEIVGVAQGPARNGCLLTGSWQEAEAFAAREGFPEHHLVMRPEGQDDTRIHKGISSADALRTCFDECLALSHNGKVWIETDLRAFANPSRMKHIAQAADDLCTRLQATCPACAAPGYGITGRQPGLPCEACGQATSSYRSQIWTCVRCRHQAEEQRTDRVVAEARHCARCNP; translated from the coding sequence ATGCATCCGGCACGCTACCAGAACCAGAAGATCGCCTTTCTGACCCAGCATGGGAAACAAACCGTGATTGCAGCGGCGCTGGAGCCCGCCCTGGGTTGCACCATCGAGCACGTGACCGGCTATGACACGGACCTGCTGGGCACTTTCACGCGAGAACTAAGCCGCCCCGGCACCCAGCTCGACGCAGCACGTCGAAAGGCGCGTAAAGGCATGGAGCTTTCGGGGTTGCCCCTGGGCCTGGCCAGCGAGGGAAGTTTCGGACCTGACCCTTTCACTGGCATGTTCCCCTGGAATGTCGAAATGCTGGTGCTCATCGACGACGTGCTCGGCATCGAGATCGTGGGCGTGGCACAGGGCCCCGCGCGCAACGGTTGCCTGCTCACCGGCAGTTGGCAGGAAGCCGAGGCCTTTGCCGCACGCGAAGGCTTTCCGGAACACCATCTCGTGATGCGCCCCGAAGGACAGGACGACACACGCATCCACAAAGGTATCAGCAGCGCAGATGCCCTGCGCACCTGTTTTGACGAGTGCCTGGCCCTGTCGCACAACGGCAAGGTGTGGATCGAAACCGACCTGCGGGCTTTTGCCAACCCCAGCCGCATGAAACACATCGCGCAAGCCGCGGATGACCTTTGCACACGCCTCCAGGCAACCTGTCCCGCATGCGCCGCGCCCGGCTACGGAATCACTGGTCGCCAGCCTGGACTGCCGTGCGAGGCTTGCGGTCAAGCTACATCGAGCTACCGATCACAAATCTGGACCTGCGTGCGCTGCCGCCACCAGGCTGAGGAGCAGCGCACCGATCGCGTGGTGGCCGAAGCACGCCACTGCGCCCGCTGCAATCCCTGA
- a CDS encoding transglutaminase-like domain-containing protein, with translation MRRNRWVNTLGHNPHKIYQWVHDNIYYVPTQGSVQGAQDTLDKKSGNAVDTASLLIALLRASGIPARYVTGTVDIPTAQALNWVGGAQTIDAAQQI, from the coding sequence CTGCGCAGAAACCGCTGGGTCAATACACTGGGCCACAACCCCCACAAGATCTACCAGTGGGTGCACGACAACATCTACTACGTGCCCACGCAAGGCAGCGTGCAAGGCGCGCAAGACACGCTGGACAAAAAATCCGGCAACGCCGTAGACACCGCCAGCCTGCTCATCGCCCTGCTGCGCGCAAGCGGCATCCCCGCGCGGTACGTCACCGGCACCGTAGACATCCCCACTGCCCAGGCCCTCAACTGGGTGGGCGGCGCGCAAACCATCGACGCAGCCCAACAAATCTGA
- a CDS encoding IS3 family transposase, producing MILSLQQGLAQDGVKVSLVKLCQWFEMPRRTVYYRSVKTAPKVQDHLVKPIKAMIEANPSFGYRTVAHLLGFNKNTVQRIFQLKGWQVRKRPVGFRPRIQALPSVAKAPDERWATDLCRVWAGRDGWASLALVIDCYSRELLGWHLSRSGRSKTAEAALEQALIARYGCLGKVKQPFLLRSDNGLVFTSRSYTALVKSYGLQQEFITPYSPEQNGMVERVIRTLKEQCVHRHRFETLQHASRVIADWISFYNHRRPHQALAMKTPAEAYALAA from the coding sequence ATGATCCTCAGCCTTCAGCAGGGATTGGCACAAGACGGAGTCAAAGTCAGCCTGGTCAAGCTGTGTCAGTGGTTCGAGATGCCGCGGCGCACGGTGTATTACCGCAGCGTCAAAACTGCGCCGAAGGTGCAGGATCATCTGGTCAAGCCGATCAAGGCCATGATCGAGGCGAACCCATCGTTCGGGTATCGGACGGTGGCGCATCTGCTGGGATTCAACAAGAACACCGTGCAGCGCATCTTTCAGCTCAAGGGCTGGCAGGTTCGCAAACGACCTGTGGGCTTCAGGCCTCGCATTCAGGCTCTGCCATCCGTTGCCAAGGCGCCGGATGAACGCTGGGCCACAGACCTGTGCCGTGTATGGGCAGGGCGTGATGGCTGGGCTTCGCTGGCCCTGGTAATCGACTGCTACAGCCGCGAATTACTGGGTTGGCACCTCAGCCGCAGCGGCCGCTCCAAGACGGCCGAGGCCGCGTTGGAGCAAGCCTTGATCGCCCGGTACGGTTGCTTGGGTAAGGTCAAGCAACCGTTCCTGTTGAGATCGGATAACGGTTTGGTGTTCACCAGCCGCAGCTACACGGCACTGGTCAAAAGCTACGGGCTACAGCAGGAGTTCATCACCCCGTACAGCCCCGAGCAGAACGGCATGGTCGAGCGCGTGATCAGAACGCTCAAAGAGCAGTGCGTTCACCGCCACCGATTTGAAACCCTGCAGCACGCCAGTCGCGTGATCGCAGACTGGATCAGCTTTTACAACCACCGGCGCCCACACCAGGCGCTGGCCATGAAGACCCCCGCTGAGGCTTATGCTTTAGCAGCCTGA
- a CDS encoding DUF1153 domain-containing protein translates to MSTLMEDDIKRWTAKRKTALVLDIIQGKTTVSEASRTYDLNPSEVEQWVDDGKKGMENALRTKPLEVKEQYERQLSDLQQAYGEAMLELRARKKLASLLGNEDEK, encoded by the coding sequence ATGAGCACCCTGATGGAAGACGACATCAAGCGCTGGACGGCCAAGCGTAAGACGGCCCTGGTTCTGGACATCATTCAAGGCAAGACGACCGTGTCGGAAGCCAGCCGGACCTATGACCTCAACCCTTCTGAGGTAGAGCAGTGGGTCGACGATGGCAAGAAGGGCATGGAGAACGCTCTGCGAACCAAGCCCCTGGAAGTCAAAGAGCAGTACGAGCGCCAGCTCAGTGACTTGCAGCAGGCCTACGGCGAAGCCATGCTGGAGCTGCGTGCCAGAAAAAAGCTGGCTTCCCTGCTGGGCAACGAGGACGAGAAATGA
- a CDS encoding IS3 family transposase (programmed frameshift), producing the protein MKKSRFSEEQIIGFLRQAEAGMPIKELCRNGGFSDATFYKWRAKFGGMQVSEAQRLRELESENAKLKRLLAEAHLDMHALKSVLGGKALAPQARREAIRIMVSEHHLSERRACRLVGLSRDSYRHPPTADQATLDLHEKIVEIAHVRRRFGYRRIHDLLRPQFPGVNHKRVYRLYRQANLAVRRRKKSKRPINERVPLQLARTVNEVWSMDFVSDSLSGGRRLKYLTVADDFSHESVDIVVDFGISGQYVTRVLDRAALFRGYPQAVRTDNGPEFTSRAFMAWAQAHGIRHILIQPGRPMQNGYIESFNGKFRDEHLNECWFQTLHQARMAVAVWRTDYNEVRPHSSLGRMPPARFAQLHRQRAGDAAQHPSTQKQID; encoded by the exons ATGAAGAAGAGCAGATTCAGCGAGGAACAGATCATCGGGTTCCTTAGGCAGGCCGAAGCAGGCATGCCGATCAAGGAGCTGTGCCGCAACGGCGGCTTCAGCGATGCGACGTTCTATAAGTGGCGCGCCAAGTTCGGCGGTATGCAGGTCTCGGAGGCCCAGCGCCTGCGTGAGCTCGAATCCGAGAACGCCAAACTCAAGCGGCTGCTGGCCGAGGCCCACCTCGACATGCACGCGCTCAAGAGCGTTCTTGGGG GTAAAGCGCTAGCCCCACAGGCCAGGCGCGAGGCGATCCGGATCATGGTCAGCGAGCACCATTTGTCTGAACGCCGCGCGTGCCGTCTTGTGGGGCTCTCCCGCGACAGCTACCGACATCCACCAACGGCCGACCAGGCCACGCTGGATCTGCACGAGAAGATCGTGGAGATCGCGCATGTGCGTCGGCGCTTTGGCTATCGGCGAATCCACGATCTGCTGCGCCCGCAGTTTCCCGGCGTCAACCACAAGCGGGTGTACCGCCTTTACCGGCAAGCCAATCTGGCTGTACGCCGGCGCAAGAAGAGCAAGCGGCCTATCAATGAGCGTGTGCCGCTGCAGCTGGCACGCACGGTCAACGAGGTGTGGAGCATGGATTTCGTGAGCGACAGCCTCTCGGGTGGGCGGCGCCTGAAGTACCTCACGGTCGCTGACGACTTCAGCCACGAGAGTGTGGACATCGTGGTGGACTTCGGCATCTCGGGCCAGTACGTCACCCGCGTTCTGGACCGGGCAGCGCTGTTCCGTGGGTATCCTCAGGCGGTGCGAACCGACAACGGCCCGGAGTTCACAAGCAGGGCATTCATGGCCTGGGCGCAAGCGCATGGAATTCGCCACATCCTGATCCAGCCGGGGCGCCCGATGCAGAACGGCTACATCGAGAGCTTCAATGGCAAGTTCCGCGATGAGCATCTCAACGAGTGCTGGTTCCAAACCTTGCATCAGGCCAGGATGGCGGTGGCGGTCTGGCGCACGGACTACAACGAAGTCAGGCCGCACAGCAGCTTAGGGCGCATGCCACCGGCTCGTTTCGCCCAGCTGCATCGCCAGCGCGCTGGCGATGCAGCTCAACACCCTTCAACTCAAAAACAAATCGATTAA
- a CDS encoding IS5 family transposase — MKQSSLGLSNTTKRTRKREFLDSMELVVPWAELVSLIEPYAPECGRRGQQPFSVQILLRIHFMQQWFKLSDPAMEEALHDVPAFRDFAGLSHWDEHIPSESSILRFRHLLERHKLAEQILATVNALLQAKGLQLKAGTVVDATLIAAPSSTKNQKGERDPEMHQSKKGNQWYFGMKAHIGVDADSGLVHSVRGTSGNVNDVVEANSLLHGQETDAFGDAGYQGVDRRPDANKNVRWHVAMRPGLRRALDKGNPVGVLIDQLERTKASIRARVEHPFRVIKQQFGYVKVRYRGLKKNTAQIVTLFALSNLWMARHKLLACRGQVRLQGA, encoded by the coding sequence ATGAAGCAAAGCAGCCTGGGACTGAGCAACACCACCAAGCGCACGCGCAAGCGTGAATTCCTTGACTCCATGGAACTGGTGGTGCCCTGGGCTGAACTGGTCTCGCTGATAGAGCCCTACGCACCCGAGTGCGGACGCCGGGGCCAGCAGCCTTTTTCGGTGCAGATCCTGCTGCGCATCCATTTCATGCAGCAGTGGTTCAAGCTCAGCGACCCAGCCATGGAAGAAGCACTGCACGACGTGCCTGCCTTTCGGGACTTTGCCGGCCTGTCTCACTGGGATGAACACATCCCCAGTGAATCGAGCATCTTGCGTTTCAGGCATCTGCTGGAGCGCCACAAGCTGGCCGAACAAATACTCGCTACCGTCAATGCGCTGCTGCAGGCCAAAGGGCTGCAACTCAAAGCGGGCACGGTGGTGGATGCCACGCTCATTGCCGCACCCAGCTCCACCAAGAATCAAAAGGGCGAGCGCGACCCCGAGATGCACCAAAGCAAGAAGGGCAACCAGTGGTACTTCGGCATGAAGGCCCACATTGGCGTAGATGCGGACTCAGGCCTGGTGCACAGCGTTCGAGGCACCAGCGGCAATGTGAACGACGTGGTTGAAGCAAACAGTCTGCTGCATGGGCAAGAAACTGATGCCTTTGGTGACGCGGGCTACCAAGGGGTGGACAGGCGGCCCGATGCCAACAAGAACGTGCGATGGCATGTGGCCATGCGCCCTGGGTTGCGCCGGGCTCTGGACAAGGGCAACCCTGTGGGGGTGCTGATCGATCAACTTGAACGCACCAAGGCCAGCATCCGGGCCAGGGTGGAGCACCCGTTCCGAGTGATCAAGCAGCAGTTTGGATATGTGAAGGTGCGCTACCGTGGGCTCAAGAAGAACACGGCGCAGATCGTCACGCTGTTTGCGCTTTCAAACCTGTGGATGGCAAGGCACAAACTGCTGGCCTGTCGGGGACAGGTGCGTCTGCAAGGGGCTTAA
- the glmS gene encoding glutamine--fructose-6-phosphate transaminase (isomerizing), with amino-acid sequence MCGIVGAVSARNIVPILVQGLQRLEYRGYDSCGVAVHAASLDASRPAGLQRARSTARVAELLEQVNTERLEGATGIAHTRWATHGAPAVHNAHPHFSHGTGPYAQAQSEGQIQASDPARPGRVALVHNGIIENHEELRKSLQARGYVFASQTDTEVIAHLVDSHYNGDLFEAVQATVAELHGAYAVAVMHKDEPHRVVGARAGSPLILGVGNEGAEHFLASDAMALAGVTDQIVYLEEGDLVDLQLGRYWIVGKDRAALTPAQRPVRTVQAHSGAAELGPYRHYMQKEIFEQPRAIADTLEGVAGIVPELFDGQGLHGEPGAAAWRVFKDIDSVLILACGTSYYSGCTAKYWLEDIAGIPTQVEVASEYRYRTSVPNPRTLVVTISQSGETADTLAALRHAQSLGMQHTLTICNVATSAMVRECKLAYITRAGVEIGVASTKAFTTQLAGLFLLTLALAQSKGRLTEAQEAEHLKAMRHLPVALQAVLALEPQIISWAEDFARMENALFLGRGLHYPIALEGALKLKEISYIHAEAYPAGELKHGPLALVTSAMPVVTVAPNDALLEKLKSNMQEVRARAGVLYVLADTDTRIESGEGLHVIRLPEHYGPLSPLLHVVPLQLLAYHTACARGTDVDKPRNLAKSVTVE; translated from the coding sequence ATGTGCGGCATCGTCGGCGCAGTTTCTGCGCGCAACATCGTTCCCATACTCGTGCAGGGCCTGCAGCGGCTCGAATACCGGGGCTATGACTCGTGCGGCGTGGCGGTGCATGCGGCCAGCCTCGATGCATCGCGCCCTGCAGGCCTGCAGCGCGCCCGCAGCACCGCCCGCGTGGCCGAGCTGCTGGAGCAGGTGAACACCGAGCGCCTGGAGGGCGCCACCGGCATTGCCCACACCCGCTGGGCCACCCACGGCGCCCCGGCGGTGCACAACGCGCACCCGCACTTCAGCCACGGCACGGGCCCATATGCCCAGGCCCAAAGCGAAGGCCAGATCCAGGCAAGCGACCCGGCCCGGCCGGGCCGCGTCGCCCTGGTGCACAACGGCATCATTGAAAACCACGAAGAACTGCGCAAGTCGCTGCAGGCGCGCGGCTACGTGTTTGCCAGCCAGACCGACACCGAAGTCATCGCCCACCTGGTGGACAGCCACTACAACGGCGACCTGTTCGAGGCCGTGCAGGCCACCGTGGCCGAACTGCATGGCGCCTACGCCGTCGCGGTGATGCACAAGGACGAACCCCACCGCGTGGTGGGTGCGCGGGCCGGCTCGCCGCTGATCCTGGGTGTGGGCAACGAAGGGGCCGAACACTTTCTGGCCAGCGATGCCATGGCCCTGGCCGGGGTGACGGACCAGATCGTCTACCTCGAAGAGGGCGACCTGGTGGACCTGCAGCTGGGCCGCTACTGGATCGTCGGCAAGGACCGCGCCGCGCTCACCCCCGCACAGCGCCCGGTGCGCACCGTGCAGGCCCACAGCGGCGCGGCCGAGCTGGGCCCGTACCGCCACTACATGCAAAAGGAAATCTTCGAGCAGCCGCGCGCCATTGCCGACACGCTCGAAGGCGTCGCGGGCATCGTGCCCGAGCTGTTTGACGGCCAGGGCCTGCACGGCGAGCCCGGCGCTGCGGCCTGGCGCGTGTTCAAGGACATCGACAGCGTGCTCATCCTGGCCTGCGGCACCAGTTACTACAGCGGCTGCACCGCCAAGTACTGGCTGGAAGACATTGCGGGCATTCCCACCCAGGTGGAAGTGGCCAGCGAATACCGCTACCGCACCAGCGTGCCCAACCCGCGCACGCTGGTCGTCACCATCAGCCAGAGCGGCGAAACCGCCGACACCCTGGCCGCGCTGCGCCACGCGCAGTCATTGGGCATGCAGCACACGCTCACCATCTGCAACGTGGCCACCAGCGCCATGGTGCGCGAATGCAAGCTGGCCTACATCACGCGTGCGGGCGTGGAGATTGGCGTGGCCAGCACCAAGGCCTTCACCACGCAGCTGGCGGGCCTGTTTTTGCTGACGCTGGCCCTGGCCCAAAGCAAGGGCCGCCTCACCGAAGCGCAAGAGGCCGAACACCTCAAGGCCATGCGCCACCTGCCCGTGGCCCTGCAGGCCGTGCTGGCCCTGGAGCCGCAAATCATCAGCTGGGCCGAAGACTTTGCCCGCATGGAAAACGCGCTTTTCCTGGGCCGCGGCCTGCACTACCCCATCGCGCTGGAAGGCGCCTTGAAGCTCAAGGAAATCAGCTACATCCACGCCGAGGCCTACCCGGCCGGCGAGCTCAAGCACGGCCCCCTGGCCCTGGTGACCAGCGCCATGCCCGTGGTGACCGTAGCGCCCAACGACGCGCTGCTGGAAAAGCTCAAGAGCAACATGCAGGAAGTGCGCGCCCGCGCCGGCGTGCTGTATGTGCTGGCCGACACCGACACCCGCATCGAAAGCGGTGAGGGCCTGCACGTGATTCGCCTGCCCGAACACTACGGGCCCTTGAGCCCGCTGCTGCATGTGGTGCCGCTGCAGCTGCTGGCGTACCACACCGCCTGCGCGCGAGGCACCGATGTGGACAAGCCGCGCAACCTGGCCAAGAGCGTGACGGTCGAATGA
- a CDS encoding Lrp/AsnC family transcriptional regulator, with amino-acid sequence MEYSNMDAIDLQLLGWLQDDASRSNQWLAAQAGISPPTCLRRVRRLHESGLIERQVAILNPDRLAAVQGHGLACIVEVSLDRQGAEHMDAFEARAVAEPAVQQCWRVAPGPDFMLVVHTRDMPGYLAMAQRLFTADANVRNAKAFFSTKRAKFETKLPLAHDS; translated from the coding sequence ATGGAATATTCGAACATGGATGCCATCGACCTGCAGCTACTCGGATGGCTGCAGGATGACGCAAGCCGCAGCAACCAGTGGCTGGCCGCACAAGCGGGCATTTCGCCGCCCACCTGCCTGCGCCGGGTGCGGCGGCTGCATGAATCCGGACTGATCGAACGGCAGGTTGCCATCCTCAACCCCGACCGCCTGGCCGCCGTGCAGGGCCACGGACTGGCGTGCATCGTGGAGGTATCGCTGGACCGCCAGGGTGCTGAGCACATGGATGCGTTTGAAGCACGGGCCGTGGCCGAGCCCGCGGTGCAGCAGTGCTGGCGCGTGGCACCGGGCCCCGATTTCATGCTGGTGGTGCACACCCGTGACATGCCCGGCTATCTGGCGATGGCACAGCGGCTGTTCACGGCCGATGCCAATGTGCGCAACGCCAAGGCCTTTTTCAGCACCAAACGGGCGAAGTTTGAGACAAAACTGCCGCTGGCGCATGATTCATAA